In Arthrobacter sp. CDRTa11, one DNA window encodes the following:
- a CDS encoding TetR/AcrR family transcriptional regulator, with amino-acid sequence MAKKPGARDAVLDAFEELLIQAGERSATLDTVAKRAGVSKGGLLYHFPNKYALITATLERLDRLASEDRGQMTSAPEGPAVYFIQSSLRSNSPLQRSLMAVTRLAEGADKEARRYFVSTQQRLLELIGADIGEEAAKAVLYMGNGLNFNAMWESGPSWNADGRQGDAEQLLSAVERLRS; translated from the coding sequence ATGGCCAAAAAACCCGGTGCGCGGGATGCAGTTCTCGACGCCTTTGAGGAACTCCTGATTCAAGCAGGGGAGCGCTCCGCTACCTTGGACACTGTGGCCAAGCGGGCCGGGGTCTCTAAAGGAGGCCTCCTTTACCACTTCCCCAATAAATACGCGCTGATTACTGCCACGCTAGAGCGTCTGGACCGTCTGGCAAGTGAGGACCGGGGCCAAATGACATCCGCGCCAGAGGGACCGGCTGTGTACTTCATCCAGTCATCCCTCCGGTCCAACTCGCCCCTGCAACGCTCCCTCATGGCTGTAACGCGTCTTGCTGAGGGTGCAGATAAGGAGGCTCGCCGCTACTTTGTATCCACGCAGCAGCGATTGTTGGAACTGATTGGCGCAGACATTGGCGAGGAAGCGGCTAAAGCGGTCCTTTACATGGGAAACGGGCTAAATTTCAACGCCATGTGGGAAAGCGGACCCTCCTGGAACGCCGACGGCCGGCAAGGAGACGCCGAGCAACTGTTGTCCGCAGTGGAGCGGCTCAGAAGTTAA
- the aceB gene encoding malate synthase A, with protein MSYFTDILTITGITLTAQPILRQNEVLTPEALQFVSKLHRATAERRQELLQARRTRRAEIAAGQDPRFLRETEDIRNDPSWRVAPPAPGLEDRRVEITGPVDKKMTINALNSGAKVWLADMEDSSTPTWRNVIKGQLNLTDALERRIDYTSPEGKEYKLRPAEDLPTIVVRPRGWHLPEKHMIIDGAPVAGGIVDFGLFFFHNARRLIAQGKGPYFYLPKIENHLEARLWNDIFILAQDLLGIPQGTIRATVLIETITAAFEMEEILYELRDHAAGLNAGRWDYIFSLIKNFRTRGPRFVLPDRAQVTMTQPFMRAYTEQLVRACHKRGAMAIGGMAAAVPNRKDEAANTNAFEKVRADKTREANDGFDGSWVAHPDLVPVCREVFDATLGERPNQLDRTREDVIPDDRALINVAATTGTITEQGIRNNIEVGIRYIESWLRGNGAVAIHNLMEDAATAEISRSQLWQWMYASAITDRGEIITHHWIEELLDEEFARLERFDGDRFEDSRDIFEEVTLSQDFPSFLTLPAYAHYLTEAREKATEEELARA; from the coding sequence GTGAGCTACTTCACTGACATTTTGACCATCACTGGGATTACATTAACTGCCCAGCCCATACTGCGCCAGAACGAAGTCCTCACGCCGGAGGCGCTGCAATTCGTTTCAAAGCTGCACCGGGCCACCGCTGAGCGGCGGCAGGAGTTGCTGCAGGCACGTCGGACCCGGCGGGCCGAGATCGCTGCCGGGCAGGACCCGCGGTTCCTTCGGGAGACCGAGGACATCCGCAACGACCCGTCGTGGCGCGTCGCTCCGCCGGCGCCCGGGCTGGAGGACCGCCGGGTGGAGATCACCGGCCCGGTGGACAAGAAGATGACCATCAACGCGCTGAACTCCGGCGCAAAGGTCTGGCTCGCGGACATGGAAGACTCCTCCACCCCCACGTGGCGCAACGTCATCAAGGGCCAGCTGAACCTCACCGACGCCCTCGAACGACGCATCGACTACACGAGCCCCGAAGGCAAGGAATACAAGCTCCGCCCCGCCGAGGATCTGCCCACCATCGTGGTCCGGCCCCGCGGCTGGCACCTGCCCGAGAAGCACATGATCATCGACGGCGCTCCCGTGGCCGGCGGCATCGTGGACTTCGGTCTGTTCTTCTTCCACAACGCCCGCCGCCTGATCGCCCAGGGCAAAGGCCCGTACTTCTACCTGCCCAAGATCGAAAACCACCTCGAAGCCCGGCTGTGGAACGACATCTTCATCCTCGCCCAGGACCTGCTCGGCATCCCGCAGGGCACCATCCGCGCCACCGTGCTGATCGAGACCATCACCGCGGCCTTCGAGATGGAGGAGATCCTCTACGAACTGCGCGACCACGCCGCCGGCCTTAACGCCGGCCGCTGGGACTACATCTTCTCCCTGATCAAGAACTTCCGCACCCGCGGCCCCCGGTTTGTCCTGCCGGACCGCGCCCAGGTAACCATGACCCAGCCCTTCATGCGCGCCTACACCGAACAGCTGGTCCGTGCCTGCCACAAGCGCGGCGCCATGGCCATCGGCGGAATGGCCGCCGCCGTCCCCAACCGCAAGGACGAAGCAGCCAACACCAACGCGTTCGAGAAGGTCCGTGCCGACAAAACCCGCGAGGCCAACGACGGCTTCGACGGCTCCTGGGTGGCCCACCCGGACCTCGTTCCGGTCTGCCGCGAAGTGTTCGACGCCACCCTCGGCGAACGCCCCAACCAGCTGGACCGCACCCGCGAGGACGTCATCCCCGACGACCGCGCCCTCATCAACGTGGCCGCCACCACCGGGACCATCACCGAACAGGGCATCCGGAACAACATCGAGGTAGGCATCCGCTACATCGAGTCCTGGCTCCGCGGGAACGGCGCCGTCGCCATCCACAACCTCATGGAAGACGCCGCCACCGCGGAAATCTCCCGCTCCCAGCTCTGGCAGTGGATGTACGCGTCCGCCATCACCGACCGCGGCGAAATCATCACCCACCACTGGATCGAGGAACTGCTCGACGAAGAGTTCGCACGCCTGGAACGCTTCGACGGCGACCGCTTCGAAGACTCCCGCGACATCTTCGAGGAAGTCACACTCAGCCAGGACTTCCCCTCCTTCCTCACCCTCCCCGCCTACGCCCACTACCTCACCGAGGCCCGCGAAAAGGCCACCGAGGAAGAACTCGCCAGAGCCTAA
- a CDS encoding Re/Si-specific NAD(P)(+) transhydrogenase subunit alpha, with amino-acid sequence MTRIGIVAELGRETRVAATPVTVKQLLGLGYEVVVEKGAGESASFRDEAYAEAGALIVGADEAWGSEVVLRINPPTEDEIARLTEGATLIGSLSPGLRPELVEALASRPVTALALDAVPRISRAQSMDVLSSMANIAGYRAVIEAAHEFGRFFTGQVTAAGKVPPAKVLVAGAGVAGLAAIGAASSLGAIVRATDPRPEVADQVKSIGGTYLKVEVAEEMKSSDGYAKATSEAYNARAAEIYSEQAADVDIIITTALIPGRPAPKLLTASDVAGMKAGSVIVDMAAGQGGNVEGSVAGERIVTDNGVVILGYTDLPARLPAQASQLYGTNMVNLLKLLTPDKDGQLRIDFDDVVQRSVTVVRDGEKTWPPPPVQVSAAPAAQAQATAAETTAPKKKQVLGTAGKAGLFAAGIAALFLVNAVAPAPLPQHFTVLMLSIVVGFYVIGKVHHALHTPLMSVTNAISGIIVVGALLQVTSDNIVMQVLAAVAVLLASINIFGGFAVTRRMLAMFSAGKARS; translated from the coding sequence GTGACACGTATTGGCATTGTGGCCGAGTTGGGTCGCGAGACGAGGGTGGCGGCGACGCCTGTCACCGTGAAGCAGTTGTTGGGGTTGGGTTACGAGGTTGTGGTCGAGAAGGGTGCGGGGGAGTCCGCGTCGTTCCGTGATGAGGCTTATGCCGAAGCGGGTGCCCTGATTGTGGGCGCCGATGAGGCGTGGGGCAGCGAGGTGGTGTTGCGGATTAATCCGCCTACTGAGGATGAGATTGCCCGTCTGACCGAGGGTGCCACGTTGATCGGGTCGTTGAGTCCTGGTTTGCGGCCTGAGCTGGTGGAGGCTCTGGCTTCGCGTCCGGTCACGGCGCTGGCGTTGGATGCGGTGCCGCGGATCTCGCGGGCGCAGTCGATGGATGTGCTCAGTTCGATGGCGAACATTGCCGGGTACCGTGCCGTGATCGAGGCTGCGCACGAGTTTGGCCGGTTCTTTACCGGGCAGGTGACGGCGGCGGGCAAGGTTCCGCCGGCGAAGGTCCTGGTCGCTGGTGCCGGTGTTGCCGGGTTGGCGGCGATCGGGGCCGCGTCCAGCCTGGGCGCGATTGTCCGGGCGACGGATCCGCGGCCGGAGGTCGCCGACCAGGTGAAGTCGATCGGCGGTACCTACCTCAAGGTCGAGGTCGCCGAGGAGATGAAGTCCTCCGATGGATACGCGAAGGCGACGTCCGAGGCGTACAACGCCCGGGCCGCGGAAATTTACTCCGAGCAGGCAGCGGATGTGGACATCATCATCACCACTGCCCTGATCCCGGGGCGTCCGGCGCCGAAGCTCCTCACCGCCTCCGATGTGGCCGGCATGAAGGCTGGCAGTGTGATCGTGGACATGGCAGCGGGTCAGGGCGGGAACGTCGAAGGCTCCGTCGCCGGCGAACGCATCGTGACGGACAACGGGGTGGTGATCCTGGGCTACACGGATCTTCCGGCCCGTTTGCCGGCCCAGGCGTCCCAGCTGTACGGGACGAACATGGTGAACCTGCTCAAGCTCCTGACCCCGGACAAAGACGGTCAGCTTCGGATCGATTTCGATGACGTGGTGCAGCGCTCGGTGACGGTGGTGCGCGACGGTGAGAAGACCTGGCCGCCGCCACCGGTCCAGGTCTCAGCCGCCCCGGCGGCCCAGGCCCAGGCCACGGCTGCCGAAACCACCGCCCCGAAGAAGAAGCAAGTCCTCGGTACCGCCGGTAAAGCGGGCTTGTTTGCCGCCGGCATCGCGGCGTTGTTCCTGGTGAACGCGGTGGCTCCGGCGCCGCTGCCCCAGCACTTTACGGTGCTGATGCTCTCGATAGTGGTCGGCTTCTATGTCATCGGGAAAGTCCATCACGCCCTGCACACCCCGCTGATGTCCGTCACGAATGCGATCTCGGGGATCATCGTCGTCGGCGCGCTGCTGCAGGTCACCTCGGACAACATTGTCATGCAGGTCCTGGCCGCGGTCGCGGTGCTGCTGGCCAGCATTAACATTTTCGGCGGCTTCGCCGTCACCCGGCGCATGCTCGCCATGTTCTCGGCCGGGAAGGCACGTTCATGA
- a CDS encoding long-chain-fatty-acid--CoA ligase, protein MTNTLATDDFSTISLAAILAESAARRPRATAIIVGDEKTSYEQLWEQTRAYAGALRARGVGPGDPVAILIPNVADFARVYYAVLALGGVVVPVHALLKAGEIEYALRDSGARLLICAAPLLGEGAPGAAAAEVEVLTVMAPDASVCPARLESEAVAADPIQSYVPRKPQDIATILYTSGTTGKPKGALGTHFALMEQVNVLLNGTFDLRPDDHVFGGLPLFHTFGQTCVLNAGLRAGATIVMCPRFTGGAALELLHQHKINVFFGVPTMYVALLEAAKTNPARPDGLRYCISGGASLPVAVMDEFREVFGADIYEGYGLTETSPVASFNHVGTTPRPGSIGTPIWGVEIEIARPEATDSIELLPLDELGELVIRGHNLFRGYLNRPDATAEAVIDGWFRTGDLGTKDKDGYLRILDRKKDMIIRNGYNVYPREVEEVLNRHPEVVSAAVFGVVHNLHGQEVAAAVVTSPGSTVRAGNLVEYARSQLAAYKYPRIINVVSELPLGPSGKILKRVLAEHYSGDLASVAGEDKP, encoded by the coding sequence ATGACAAACACGCTAGCCACTGACGACTTCAGCACGATCTCCCTCGCAGCCATCTTGGCCGAGTCAGCCGCCCGGAGGCCTCGGGCCACCGCCATCATCGTCGGAGACGAAAAGACCAGCTACGAGCAACTGTGGGAACAAACCCGGGCCTACGCCGGGGCGCTGCGCGCCCGCGGCGTCGGACCAGGCGACCCCGTGGCCATCCTCATCCCCAACGTGGCGGACTTCGCCCGTGTCTACTACGCCGTCCTGGCCCTCGGAGGGGTCGTGGTCCCGGTCCATGCACTGCTGAAGGCCGGTGAAATTGAGTACGCATTGCGCGACAGCGGCGCCAGGTTGCTCATCTGTGCTGCCCCCCTGCTGGGCGAGGGTGCCCCGGGCGCCGCTGCAGCCGAGGTGGAAGTGCTGACGGTGATGGCTCCGGACGCTAGTGTGTGTCCCGCCCGGCTGGAATCCGAGGCCGTCGCTGCTGACCCGATTCAAAGCTACGTCCCGCGCAAGCCGCAGGACATCGCGACCATCCTCTATACCTCCGGGACGACAGGGAAACCCAAAGGTGCCCTCGGCACGCATTTCGCTCTGATGGAACAGGTCAATGTGCTACTGAACGGCACCTTCGATCTCCGGCCCGACGATCATGTGTTTGGCGGCCTGCCGCTCTTCCACACCTTCGGCCAGACCTGCGTGCTCAACGCTGGTCTCCGCGCCGGCGCCACCATAGTCATGTGCCCAAGATTCACCGGCGGTGCGGCGTTGGAACTGCTGCACCAACACAAGATCAACGTCTTCTTCGGCGTGCCCACCATGTACGTGGCGCTACTGGAAGCAGCTAAGACCAATCCCGCCCGCCCCGACGGGCTGCGCTACTGCATCTCAGGCGGCGCTTCTCTGCCGGTAGCGGTGATGGATGAATTCCGCGAGGTCTTCGGGGCCGACATCTACGAAGGCTACGGCCTGACGGAGACCTCCCCCGTAGCTAGCTTTAACCACGTGGGCACAACGCCTCGCCCTGGCTCCATCGGAACGCCCATCTGGGGCGTTGAAATTGAAATCGCCCGACCCGAGGCCACTGACAGCATTGAACTACTGCCGCTTGATGAACTAGGCGAACTGGTGATTCGGGGGCACAACCTCTTCAGGGGCTATCTGAACCGGCCGGACGCGACAGCCGAGGCGGTCATCGACGGCTGGTTCAGGACGGGTGACCTGGGTACGAAGGACAAGGACGGCTACCTGCGCATTCTGGACCGTAAGAAGGACATGATCATTCGAAACGGCTACAACGTGTATCCGCGAGAGGTCGAAGAAGTCCTGAACCGGCATCCCGAAGTGGTCAGCGCGGCAGTCTTCGGCGTCGTACACAATTTGCATGGCCAGGAAGTCGCAGCCGCCGTCGTTACCTCGCCGGGCAGCACCGTCAGGGCCGGGAACCTGGTCGAATACGCGCGCAGCCAGCTAGCCGCCTACAAATACCCGCGGATTATCAACGTGGTGTCTGAACTGCCCTTGGGACCAAGCGGAAAAATCCTCAAACGCGTGCTCGCTGAGCACTACTCAGGCGACCTCGCTTCCGTCGCCGGAGAGGACAAGCCATGA
- a CDS encoding 3-hydroxyacyl-CoA dehydrogenase NAD-binding domain-containing protein has protein sequence MTPDDYRTLMELFPNETVSHARLQEIELPRSGTFALITLDNGLDRRPATLGPKTLIELGCLLDRLKERAAAGDVSAVGLIGTSGYLAAGADLSALRTLTDPVPARLMARLGHQTFRALSTLGVPTFAFINGSAIGGGLEVALSADYRTVSTAAKAISLPEAYLGLIPGWGGVYQLPRLIGPGNAVKVMVENALNNNRTLAGKAAFDLGIADAIFAPDNFLQESLNWAETIIADEAAVADIVARRAEKAASDDTDWDAALASGRAFIEAKTSNATPAPGKVLDLLEKGRHLTAEESADAEVETLAALMQTPHFQDTVYAFLDVIQSRSKQPAGAPDTQLSRPVTKVGIIGAGLMASQLALLFVRQLQVPVIMTDIDQTRVNNGVAYVHTQIDKLLAQQRITDHAAQRTKALVTGSVSKEAFADANFVIEAVFEDMSVKKQVFAEVEAVVSPECILATNTSSLSVADMAADLRHPERVIGFHFFNPVSAMPLLEVVRTPKTSNEVLATAFVLAQTLKKTGVLVQDSPAFVVNRVLLRLMGEVVNAFDDGTPADMADNALKPLGLPMTPFTLLAMVGIPVVQHVTKSLHAAFGERFHVSANLQILIDNGISSLWARNDDGALCVPLSTLELLRFGNTPSTSNELLVRVQDALALEIGLMLDEGVVAAPEDIDLCMILGAGWPMHMGGITPYLDRVGASQRVNGQTFSKRRHPLTTRTR, from the coding sequence ATGACCCCGGACGATTACCGGACTTTGATGGAGCTCTTCCCGAACGAGACAGTTTCCCATGCCCGCCTGCAGGAAATCGAACTCCCAAGATCCGGCACCTTCGCACTGATCACCCTGGACAACGGGCTTGACCGCAGACCTGCCACGCTGGGACCGAAGACGCTCATCGAACTTGGCTGCCTGCTCGACAGGCTCAAGGAACGGGCGGCGGCCGGGGACGTTTCCGCCGTCGGCCTTATTGGGACATCGGGCTATCTGGCCGCTGGCGCTGACCTTTCTGCGCTACGGACGCTTACTGATCCTGTCCCCGCCCGTCTCATGGCCCGCCTTGGCCATCAGACATTCAGGGCGCTGAGTACCCTGGGCGTGCCGACGTTTGCTTTCATCAACGGATCCGCCATAGGGGGCGGTCTCGAAGTCGCGCTGTCCGCGGACTATCGCACGGTATCCACGGCAGCTAAGGCTATCTCCCTGCCCGAGGCATACCTCGGATTGATTCCCGGCTGGGGCGGGGTTTACCAGTTGCCGCGACTGATCGGCCCCGGCAACGCGGTAAAGGTGATGGTTGAAAACGCCCTCAACAACAACCGAACGCTCGCTGGCAAAGCCGCCTTCGATCTTGGCATCGCTGACGCCATCTTCGCACCGGACAATTTCCTCCAGGAATCCCTGAACTGGGCCGAAACAATCATCGCCGACGAGGCCGCCGTTGCCGACATAGTTGCCCGACGTGCCGAAAAGGCAGCAAGTGACGACACCGACTGGGATGCCGCTCTCGCCAGTGGCCGGGCATTCATCGAGGCGAAGACCTCGAACGCCACCCCCGCGCCCGGCAAGGTCCTGGACCTGCTGGAGAAGGGCAGACACCTCACGGCAGAAGAGTCCGCCGACGCTGAGGTGGAGACCTTGGCAGCCCTCATGCAGACTCCGCATTTCCAGGACACTGTCTACGCGTTCCTCGATGTGATCCAGTCGCGCTCCAAGCAACCCGCGGGTGCCCCAGACACGCAGCTCAGCCGGCCGGTTACGAAGGTCGGCATCATTGGTGCCGGCCTGATGGCCAGCCAGCTAGCGCTGCTCTTTGTCCGCCAGCTCCAAGTGCCCGTGATCATGACGGACATTGACCAGACACGGGTGAACAATGGCGTGGCGTACGTACACACACAAATTGACAAGTTGCTCGCTCAACAGCGCATCACCGACCACGCCGCCCAACGCACTAAGGCACTAGTAACCGGTTCCGTATCCAAAGAGGCCTTTGCCGACGCCAATTTTGTCATCGAAGCCGTTTTCGAGGACATGTCCGTGAAGAAGCAGGTCTTCGCCGAGGTGGAAGCCGTCGTTTCGCCTGAATGCATCCTCGCAACCAACACTTCATCCCTGTCCGTAGCGGACATGGCCGCGGATCTGCGGCACCCCGAGCGGGTTATCGGATTCCACTTCTTCAATCCAGTGTCCGCCATGCCGTTGCTTGAAGTAGTGCGTACGCCCAAGACGAGCAACGAAGTTCTGGCCACCGCGTTTGTCCTCGCCCAGACACTGAAGAAGACCGGGGTCTTGGTCCAAGACAGCCCTGCGTTCGTCGTGAACCGTGTCCTGCTGCGCCTGATGGGTGAGGTTGTCAATGCCTTCGACGATGGCACGCCGGCGGACATGGCTGACAATGCGCTCAAACCGCTGGGGCTGCCGATGACTCCGTTCACTCTGCTGGCAATGGTGGGGATTCCGGTGGTGCAACACGTGACCAAATCGCTGCACGCCGCCTTCGGCGAACGGTTCCACGTCTCCGCCAACCTGCAGATCCTCATCGACAACGGCATCAGCTCGCTGTGGGCCAGGAACGACGACGGCGCCCTATGCGTCCCGCTTTCCACGTTGGAACTGCTCCGGTTCGGCAACACACCCAGCACCTCCAACGAACTGCTGGTCCGCGTCCAAGACGCACTGGCCCTGGAAATCGGTCTCATGCTTGATGAGGGCGTGGTCGCGGCCCCCGAGGACATCGATCTGTGCATGATTCTGGGTGCCGGCTGGCCGATGCACATGGGCGGCATCACCCCCTACCTGGACCGTGTAGGCGCCTCCCAACGAGTCAACGGGCAGACCTTCTCCAAGCGCAGACATCCCTTGACCACCAGGACCCGGTGA
- the pntB gene encoding Re/Si-specific NAD(P)(+) transhydrogenase subunit beta, producing the protein MSAATEAAVATLTRSSTVSDTVSGPLTADSIAGAAYVVAALLFILSLAGLSKHEKARAGVIYGITGMVIALAATIWLTLQGAWGTGAGLTGLGLLVAAVAVGGAIGLWRARVVEMTGMPELIALLHSFVGLAAVLVGWNGHLEAPDLSPDLTAIHHAEVFIGVFIGAVTFTGSIVAFLKLSARMKSSPLMLPGKNAINLGALVAFVALTVWYVNDSQLWLLVVVTALALGLGWHLVASIGGGDMPVVVSMLNSYSGWAAAAAGFLLNNDLLIITGALVGSSGAYLSYIMCKAMNRSFISVIAGGFGIAVPASTGDADQGEHREITAGATAEMLTNASSVVITPGYGMAVAQAQYPVAELAHQLRERGVNVRFGIHPVAGRLPGHMNVLLAEAKVPYDIVLEMDEINDDLGDTSVVLVIGANDTVNPSAAEDPGSPIAGMPVLRVWEAENVIVFKRSMAAGYAGVQNPLFYRDNSQMLFGDAKTRVEDILKAF; encoded by the coding sequence ATGAGCGCGGCCACCGAAGCAGCAGTAGCAACACTTACGAGGAGCTCTACCGTGTCTGACACCGTCTCCGGTCCGTTGACCGCCGACTCCATCGCCGGCGCCGCCTACGTCGTCGCTGCCCTGCTGTTCATCCTCAGCCTCGCCGGGCTGAGCAAGCACGAGAAAGCCCGGGCCGGGGTCATCTACGGCATCACCGGCATGGTCATCGCCCTGGCAGCGACGATCTGGCTGACCCTGCAGGGCGCCTGGGGCACCGGCGCCGGCCTGACCGGGCTGGGCCTGCTGGTCGCCGCGGTGGCCGTCGGCGGCGCCATCGGGCTCTGGCGCGCCCGGGTGGTGGAGATGACCGGCATGCCCGAACTGATCGCCCTGCTGCATAGCTTCGTTGGTCTCGCCGCGGTGCTGGTTGGGTGGAACGGGCACCTCGAAGCCCCGGACCTATCCCCGGACCTGACAGCGATCCACCACGCCGAGGTGTTCATCGGCGTTTTCATTGGTGCGGTGACCTTCACCGGCTCGATCGTGGCGTTCCTGAAACTCTCCGCGAGGATGAAGTCCTCACCGTTGATGCTGCCGGGCAAGAACGCGATCAACCTCGGCGCCCTCGTCGCGTTTGTGGCTCTTACCGTCTGGTACGTCAACGACTCCCAGCTCTGGCTCCTCGTCGTCGTCACCGCCCTTGCCCTGGGGCTGGGCTGGCACCTGGTGGCCTCTATTGGAGGCGGCGACATGCCTGTGGTTGTGTCCATGCTGAACAGCTACTCCGGCTGGGCCGCCGCTGCGGCCGGGTTCCTGCTGAACAATGACCTGCTGATCATCACCGGTGCCTTGGTTGGCTCCTCGGGTGCGTACCTGTCCTACATCATGTGCAAGGCCATGAACCGGTCCTTCATCTCCGTGATCGCCGGCGGCTTCGGCATCGCCGTCCCCGCCAGCACGGGGGACGCGGATCAGGGCGAGCACCGCGAAATCACGGCCGGGGCCACCGCTGAAATGCTGACCAACGCCTCGTCCGTGGTCATCACTCCCGGCTACGGCATGGCCGTCGCGCAAGCCCAATACCCCGTCGCCGAACTCGCCCACCAGCTCCGAGAGAGGGGTGTGAATGTCAGGTTCGGCATCCACCCGGTCGCCGGGCGCCTGCCAGGGCACATGAACGTTCTCCTCGCCGAAGCGAAAGTCCCCTATGACATCGTCCTGGAAATGGACGAAATCAACGATGACCTCGGCGACACCTCCGTGGTCCTGGTCATCGGCGCTAACGACACCGTTAACCCCTCCGCCGCAGAAGACCCGGGCAGCCCCATTGCCGGGATGCCTGTCCTGCGGGTCTGGGAAGCCGAAAACGTCATCGTGTTCAAACGCTCCATGGCCGCAGGCTACGCCGGCGTCCAAAACCCACTGTTCTACCGCGACAACTCCCAAATGCTCTTCGGCGACGCCAAAACCCGCGTCGAAGACATCCTCAAAGCGTTCTGA
- the aceA gene encoding isocitrate lyase, giving the protein MTASTPNQQTPEQQAAEQQAAALELEWAANPRWEGVTRDYKAADVVRLRGRVSEEHTLARRGSEKLWKQLTEEHKTGGYTNALGALTGNQAVQQVKAGLRAIYLSGWQVAADANNSGHTYPDQSLYPANSVPTVVRRINNALLRADQIEFSEGIQTVEDWMVPIVADAEAGFGGPLNAYELMKSMIQAGASGVHWEDQLASEKKCGHLGGKVLIPTQQHVRTLNAARLAADVAGTPSVVIARTDAEAATLITSDVDPRDQEFVLREGGQPVRTPEGFYKVRNGIEPCIACAKAYAPYSDLIWMETGTPDLELARKFAEAVKADFPDQMLSYNCSPSFNWRKHLDDATIAKFQRELGAMGFTFQFITLAGFHALNYSMFDLAHGYAREGMSAYVELQEKEFASESRGYTATKHQREVGTGYFDDIATALNPNASTLALVGSTEEGQFH; this is encoded by the coding sequence ATGACTGCATCTACGCCAAACCAGCAGACGCCCGAACAGCAGGCGGCCGAACAGCAGGCGGCCGCCCTGGAGCTTGAGTGGGCCGCCAACCCGCGCTGGGAAGGTGTGACCCGGGACTACAAGGCCGCGGATGTCGTCCGCCTCCGTGGCCGTGTCTCCGAAGAGCACACTCTGGCCCGCCGCGGCTCGGAAAAGCTGTGGAAGCAGCTGACCGAGGAGCACAAGACCGGCGGCTATACGAACGCCCTGGGCGCCCTGACCGGCAACCAGGCTGTGCAGCAGGTCAAGGCTGGCCTCCGTGCCATCTACCTCTCAGGCTGGCAGGTGGCCGCGGACGCCAACAACTCCGGCCACACCTACCCGGACCAGTCCCTCTACCCGGCCAACTCGGTACCCACAGTGGTCCGCCGCATCAACAACGCCCTGCTCCGGGCAGACCAGATCGAGTTCTCCGAGGGCATCCAGACTGTTGAGGACTGGATGGTGCCGATCGTTGCCGATGCCGAGGCAGGCTTCGGCGGGCCGCTGAACGCCTACGAGCTCATGAAATCCATGATCCAGGCCGGCGCCTCGGGTGTGCACTGGGAAGACCAGCTCGCCTCGGAGAAGAAGTGCGGCCACCTCGGCGGCAAGGTCCTGATCCCCACCCAGCAGCACGTCCGGACCCTGAACGCGGCCCGCCTGGCTGCAGACGTCGCCGGCACACCGTCGGTGGTCATCGCCCGCACCGACGCCGAGGCGGCAACCCTGATCACCTCCGACGTCGATCCCCGCGACCAGGAATTCGTCCTCCGCGAAGGGGGCCAGCCGGTTCGCACCCCGGAGGGCTTCTACAAGGTCCGCAACGGCATCGAACCCTGCATCGCCTGCGCCAAGGCCTACGCCCCGTACTCCGACCTCATCTGGATGGAAACGGGCACCCCTGACCTCGAACTGGCCCGCAAGTTCGCCGAAGCCGTCAAGGCCGACTTCCCGGACCAGATGCTCTCCTACAACTGCTCGCCGTCATTCAACTGGCGCAAGCACCTGGACGACGCCACCATCGCCAAGTTCCAGCGTGAACTCGGCGCCATGGGCTTCACGTTCCAGTTCATCACCCTGGCCGGCTTCCACGCCCTGAATTACTCGATGTTCGACCTTGCCCACGGCTACGCCCGTGAAGGCATGAGCGCCTATGTCGAGCTCCAGGAAAAGGAATTCGCCTCCGAATCCCGCGGCTACACCGCAACCAAGCACCAGCGCGAAGTCGGCACCGGCTACTTCGACGACATCGCTACCGCGCTCAACCCGAACGCATCAACCCTGGCACTGGTGGGATCCACCGAAGAAGGCCAGTTCCACTAA